Part of the Desulfobacterales bacterium genome is shown below.
ATTGACCTTTTGTTAACAAATGAAAAGCAGCTTGGAGGTATGACGAAAGGTCATAAATATGATATCCGCAAAGCTCGTAAACTTGGAATTTCTATTGTGGAAGACAAATCCTTCCGTCAAATCGACGAATTTATGCAGATATACAATGAAACCATGGAGAGAAATGCTGCAAGTGCAAATTATTTTTTCCCAAAGGAATATTACATTGAGTTAAAAAAAAGTTTTGGTGAGTCAATTAAACTTTTTTTTGCTATGCTTGAGGACCAGGCGGTCAGCGCTTCGATGTTTTTCATGACTGGGCGCATTATTCAGTATCATTTGTCCGGAACCCGTACAGAGCATTTATATCTAAATGGGGCTAAGCTTATTATAGACGAGATACGCCTATGGGGGGTGCAAAACG
Proteins encoded:
- a CDS encoding peptidoglycan bridge formation glycyltransferase FemA/FemB family protein; this translates as IDLLLTNEKQLGGMTKGHKYDIRKARKLGISIVEDKSFRQIDEFMQIYNETMERNAASANYFFPKEYYIELKKSFGESIKLFFAMLEDQAVSASMFFMTGRIIQYHLSGTRTEHLYLNGAKLIIDEIRLWGVQNGFSWLHLGGGVGSSEDSLFRFKAGFSKLRQPFQVVRKIANQEIYTELCSQRKKWAKVNGYTLSESNFFPEYRRLMQPRSHS